In the genome of Stomoxys calcitrans chromosome 4, idStoCalc2.1, whole genome shotgun sequence, the window aattttttctgatggtctcgtcaggattcgaatccaggcgttcagagtcataggcggacatgctaacctctacgctacggtggcctccagtgtacaacacactgctaaaacaacaacaacagaacacTGAACAACAATTCCTGCACGGGATGACTATAAGCACCACTCGTGTAGGAACTCTCagttccgatttgtgtggtgttcatcgtcattacgagaagctcagctgagaacTACCGGGCACGTCTGCAGGTTGCTGATAGGGGGATGCTCCATGACGGGATAGCTGCAaccgcagtcgcggacaatcggcgGTATCGAGAGGATAGTCTCAGCGAGAGGACTGGCAGCCGACACCGGCTCTTATTTAAATTCTGGGTGTCTTTGATATTCGATatggcaagttattggcgcctttaaataacaacaGACCATAAAGTACCCGCGGCGATCGGACCTTTGAACCGGAAGGAGCTAGCTCACATATGAAGCTTGACGCCGATCACCACCTCCATATATAAACGTGgttacaacgacaacaacattaAATAACAATCCTCTGGACGCATTCCATCCAAAATGGCGATTACATAGATCTGACAACCAATTAGCAGGCACagggtataatcattttgtgGCGAAAACACATCACAGTATTATGACAACAACGAAATGATTTCGTAGCAAACATTCTACTGCATCCCTTTGGATTCTGGATGAACACCTTTATCTTCGGTCAATCAGACCATTTGATATTCTGGGCTATAGGGGACTAAAAAGGCTAATTCAGGGTTTTCCTTAGTGTATATCTGATACCAtatatcgtgcggtccctggttacaatcgggacatacatcttgcacgacGGCCTCAATCCTTaccctgtaggagttgaggcgactGCATCCGCCGGAAcgcaattgagccagaactactccggtttgccgggggaggtcgcaattgttagaCATGTGTGCTAAATGGTCCCTTTTTAAAATTTGCtggaattttcttaatttttttaccaaatcaTCTTTTCCATCTCTTTGGCTTTTAACAGCCGGTCATGCGAgtcaatttttgtttcattgtttttcaagtcgagcttaatgatcaAGCGAATGCAACATCCAAAGGAAAGATTGTTGAATGAGTCTTGAAGAGAAGAAATTGCCAGCTCCTCAGACAAGGCAGGACACATGTCaccccactggtggacgcgtttcgataattGGGTTTCATTATCTCATCGGCCCATGTCGGCAGGCATAGCTTGCCATGTTGACAAGGGAATAAAATGCAAAGGCCATAGCAGGGATTTGGAGTTTGCTCAGTGAAAAAGCCTACAGCGAACAGTCTAGTAGTAGTAGTTAAGATTTCACATAGGATTTGTGCTTATGATCTCAACTATAAGTACTACGAACAACAGGGTGTGAACTGTAggccagtcagacggacggacatagttcacgATGGTGCTGATGACATGTGGGGTGACTTGTGTCCcgccttgtctgaggaactgtcaatttcttttcttcaagactTTTTTACCAAATAATAAACTTCGATATAAAAgaacaaattttcttattttagcaaaaatcctgtttttaataaaaacaatttttttttgtatatcttCTTCAAAAGGATTAATAACAGTTTCTCAAAGTAAATGTGGAAAAGGGAACATTTACAAAATCACACatcaaaagaaaaatatcatACACGATTCGCAAGATTCATATGACATGGCAACACGAAATTTATTTCTGTTCATATTTAAACCAGGTGCAAAAGTCTTTTGTTATGGcccaaacaataaaaaattataataaataataaaaaaaagaaacaaaaaaaaacactcactCTTTTCTTAAACCTATGTGGGAAGATCATTGTTTTGTTGTAAATCAATCTTCATAGTTCATTGCACTTTGATCACCGTTTCAGTACATTGATGAAGGTTTCATGAGGTACTTGAATGTTGGCTATTGAACGCATTTTCTTTTTACCCTCAGATTGTTGTCGCAGCAGTTTCATACGCCTGGTAACATCGCCACCATACTAAACGATACACAAGCATAAACAGTTTTCATTAGATATTTCTGGGAGGCAAAGTTGATATAAACAAAAACTTACCAATTTGGCAGTGACATCCTTACGATATGCTTTTATGGTTTCTCTAGCTAAAACTTTACTACCTACACAAGCTTGTATGGCGATTTGTACCATTTGCTTTGGAATGGTTTCTTTTAGTTTGGTCGTCATTTCACGTCCAATATCCTTGGCCTTACTCACATGTACTATTCTGCAGAGTTCTTCCACAGGTTTGCCATTCAAATGAATATCCAGACGCACTAAATTTGTCAAATGATATCCATGATCTTCATAATTAAAACTTGCATAGCCCGAGCTCAATGATTTCAGGCGATCATTAAAATCTAAAATTATTTCACTTAATGGCATTATATAGTTCATCAGCATACGATCATTGTCTATATTGACAGAGCTCTCTTGAATACATCTTCGTTCTACACACAAGCTAATTATTTGACCAACAAATTCCGTTGGTGTAATAATAGTTCCCTTCACCAAGGGTTCATAATATTCTTTGATATTTATGGGTTCAGGAAACAGGGCAGCATTCGAAATCTCCATGGTATCAGTGCCCATTTGTTTGATCATTTTGGGATTTTTCAATACAATGCGATACGTAACCGAAGGTGCTGTGATAATTGGCTCAGCGCCAAATTCTTGTTCCAAACGCTGGCAGAAAACCTCCATATGTAGTAGACCCAAAAATCCCAGACGCCAACCTTGTCCCAATGCTGGACTGGAATCAACTTTAAGCGTTACCACTGAATCATTGAGAATCAATTTGTCAATGGCACTACGTAGAGCTACATGTTTGGATTGATCTGCAGGAAATACCCCAGCAAATACCATCGGTTGTTGTGGCTTAAAACTACCGGCTGGCGTACAGGTTTCGTTTTTCAAATGAAGAGTGTCTCCAATTATTGATTCTTTGCTGTTGCGCATATTGACGGCTATTAAACCAACTTGACCGGCAGctctaaaaacataaaaatggtaaaatttgtaataaaaaattaaacaaagaaaaatgaggTTCAAAGGTTCTcttaactatttttataccctccaccataggatggggatatactaatttcgtcattctgtttgaaacaccttgaaatatgcctctaagaccccataaagtttatatattcttgatcgccaaatcggcccatgttttgatatagctgccatataaaccgatcttggatcctgacttcttgagcctctagagggcgcaattttcattcgatttggctaaaattttgcatgaagtgttttgttatgacttccaacaactgtgtttagtatggtgcAAACCGggacataaactgatatagctgccatttaaaccgatcttggatactgacttcttgagccgctagagagggcagttttcatccgatttggctgaaattttggatgaagcgttttgttatgacttccaaaaactgtgttcatTATGGCGCAAACCGggacataaactgatatagctgccatataaaccgatctcggatactgacttcttgagccgctagagagggcagttttcatccgatttggctgaaattttgcatgaagcgttttgttatgacttccaaaaactgtgtttagtatggcgcaaaccgggacataaactgatatagctgccatataaaccgatcttggaggtCGTATCATATGTGGACGATGGTACGATGGATCATGGCTTCGGGCACCCTAGTTGATGACATCTGCCTGAGGCCGAACTACTGCCTTGCccaatctcatggcagccggttgtacgtaccagattgacccaATAAAGTCCTTCAACGgctagggctgccgcctcaatgtacaaCATATTGCTACAACAACTACCTTGCCGATCGTGCCGTTTATATCGCTGTCAGAAATGTGAAAACAATCTCCACCGCATTGTTCCCTCCATCGTCAGCGGAGATACATGCAGTAATGGAAAAATGGTCCTCAATTCGCTTGCCTGCAGCACTTGGGTTGGGTTCcggcatgggatagctgtgagcaccacacagtctgGAATATTGAGACCCGAattatgtggtgttcattgctgtcacgaaaagtttagctgcgagctaccgagcgcgtccacaggttgcggatagtggaatgctccctaTGAAGtatctgcaacggcagtcgcatagccgggcggcaccggctcttgcacaaatactgagtgcctatgatgctcaggcgagttattgacgcctttaaataaccaatggccaacctgttcccgcggcgataggtcctttggaccggaacgagcttgctcgcctacaggagcttgacgaggatcgccaattGGCTGCTCTGTGAAATCAATACAGCAATTGGCTGGTCTGTAAAATCATTGGCTGGTCAGTGAAATCATTGAGCGACATGCAGTGGGCTAACATtgagatctgtcagaatgccttCCTACATTCTGCGATGGGCTTTCTACTCAATTCTTATGTAGACCACATTCATCAGTAGAAAGAGATCCTAGCCGTGGGTTTCAAGCAACTCTAAATAGCATTCACGCAAGCAAGTCTAGATAGCATTCACGGAGACACGGTAGCAAAACCAGTGAATAGCTGCCGGAAATCGAATGTCAccaattgcacctgaagaagttAGCCTTTTCTCGGCACACCAGAGTAGTTCGGGTAGATGCAGCCACCTACCTCAACTCCTGTAGAGCTAGAATTGATACCATCGTGTTTGATGTATGTCATTATTGTAACCTGAGACACACGCCAATCCTGTTCGACTTTGGAGCAGATACTTCTGAACGCACGCCAATTTAGTCGCAGACTTCCTAAAACTGAATATTTAACAAAACCCGGTTCTAtgtaccggaacgagcttaTTCACCCTATAGGAGGAGGATCGACACCTTCACATCTTAACATGTTGCtaacacaacaacaattttaatttttctgaagATAGGTAGAGATAATCTTGATCCCAGCAACTACTTCGGTGACGTCGGGACCACCTAATAGGCAAAGCAAAAAAGCTCTACATCTGTGAAAACATATCGCCAGCGCCATGGCGAGTCTGACATATCTAATGTGGAGTGCGGTGAAGTCGGGACTAGCACACTAGGAAAAGCAAAAACACTCTCCATCTGTGAAGACAACGCCATGTCGAGTCTGCCATATCTAATGTGGTCCGCAACCGGACTATGGCTATATATGTATGAGGAAAGGCACGCGACGCTACAGGGTGTGATGTTGTGTCACGCAAGGTCCAGACTTGGTAGACGATGCAAAAACATTCTTCGAATCATGGGGAAAGCTACCAGGTTTTGTTGGTTTCTGGGCCACCAAAGAGTTGCGGGTAATGATGCGGCTAAGGAGCTAACCAGGAATGGATCGCTAATGAATACTGAATATGCTACTGAATGAGTATTCACTTTTCCCTTTCCTCAACTGTGCGAGCGCCTCTGGTAGCGTAGAGGCCTTCGATCGATGTTTGATTGCAATGTCAATTATTGACCTTAGTGCCGGAAACAAGGAAAAACCGACTTCTGAATGGTTTATGGTTACGAGGAAGAGTTGGAGACGGTTTAGTACCCAGGTATCCCTGCTCAACAGCGGACAAcgtctataattttttttacttttgataTTTAACGAAAATAATTGTAAATATTTAACATACAATACTTACATACATGTGACTTCGGTTTCGACGGGTCTTAATATTGATATGCTTTTAACTGGATACACTTTTTTCGTGGTGTATGATTGTATATCCTGACCGATTTCTAGTTTTCCGTTCAATATGTAAATCAAATTAAGAGCACCTCGATAACGATCAAACCAGCTATCAAACAACAAAGCACGGAATGTGGAATTTCTATCTACTTTGGGCGGGGGAATAGTTTCAATAATTGTATCCAATACCTGTGGCACTCCTGTacccaatttggcagaaacctagaaaataaaaatataaattttaagtattagttgttgttgtagcagtgtattgtacactgaggcggcagcccttgccgtagccacattttcatgcagAGGTGGCAAATCCTCATTAAACTTCTATCGCCGCGGGAgcagagtggccattggttatttaaaggcgccaataactggcCTTTTCAtaacgagcatcataggcactcaatatttgtgcaagagccggtgccgtccgctctctcactgagactctgtgctcgataccactgattgtctgCCACTGCCTTTGCAGCTAcgccgtatggagcattccactatccgcaacctttggACGAGCCGGTAGctagcagctaagcttctcgtgaggGCAGTGAACAAcccacagatcggacctcaatgtcccAGCCTGtctggtgctcacagctattccgtgccgggGGTCCATAGTAATACCTTAGTCCAGTTCATTGATTATGAGAATTGGCCGTAAGGATATGTCTACATTTCTTATAGAAGAACATGGGCTTTCATTCAAACAACAATATAATCTGAGTAAGCAATTTGTTGACTCTGTCTGCTCATATGGAAACATATACTACAGGATTGCATCATGTCTTTTTGATGTCGACAATTATTAAGAGATACATTGGCAACCGTAGCGAAGAGgatatcatgtccgcctataacacttaacgcctgggttctaggtactatgccatgtaaaaacttctcgccaaagaggCGTAGCTCTACCGCACGCCGTTCGATCTCGGTTATCAAAAAGGAGATCCctcatcattgaacttaaacgtgaaacggacagcactaattgatataagagaagtttgtccctgttcctttatAGAATGTCCATGGAATGTAATTTGGATTTGCAATAAATGCGAGGATTGAGTTCAAGGCAAGAAGACACCCCTTTTTCTCCCGAAACGACATTTGCGAGTTTTGGAAAGGAAAATGCCTCATTTACGTAATAAGTACATTTATGTTACATATATTATTAAAAACATACCTTCAGCACTCTTTGGGGGTCAATGCCAAAAAGATTTTTCAAATCTTTGCACACTTTTTCCGGATCAGCATGTTTAATGTCGATCTTATTCAATACTGGTACAACAGCCAATTTACGATTTTTAGCCAATTGATAATTGGCCACCGTTTGTGCCTGCACACCATGACATGCATCCACCAATAGTATAACTCCATCACAAGCTGCCAATGATCGCGATACTTCGTTAGAGAAATCCACATGACCAGGTGTAtcaattaaattcaataaataACGCTCATTCTTGTAGTTGTGGAAAATTGATACCGTTTGGGCCTTCACTGTGATACCACGCTCCCTTTCCACTTGCAAGCTGTCAAGAACTTGGCTACCAGAATTAGCCTTTATGGCTCCTGTCAGCTCCAAAAGTCTATCTGCCAGGGTACTCTTTCCATGGTCTACATGTGCAATGATACTAAAATTTCTTATACGCTCCACTGGTAAATTGGCAAAATTATTGATGGCATCTTCGTGTGGATTTGTTTGTGAAGAGTAAAGGCGGCAAGCTGAAATCTGGAATCTATATAGACAACACATTAGGAATTGGGTTTGTGGTGTGGGTTTCTTACTTGTTCTGATACCTAATTTGATAGCGCCTAAATTGTATTATTTTCAAAGTCTTTAACATTTCTTATAGGCTTCCAGAGCTAAAAACTtccaaaatctgaaaaaaatgaTTACATAGCCATGCCCCGCCGGTTTGAAAAGCCCTACAGATGTTTTGCACGCGATATTCAGCTGTTAGAAAAATTGCGTAACATTAGTTAGTGATGCCAACGTAACAACTTAAGTTAGTGGATCTTTACACGTTAAGAAGGATATTGTGTTCAGCGATCGAAATTGTTGCGaaaaaaacttcaacaaaatatcaTAATTTGTTTTAACATATTTATACGAATTTTTTTGTACTAACTTAATCTTCTATTAATATTACACTAAGATTAATTGTTTTTAGCTGCACCTTTCAAGTAAAAAATGTGTTTAGCTTACACGTTTTTAATATgaagtttgacagttgttcacgtGAAAAGCCGAATAGAGTATCAACCCTTAGTTCCCTTACTTTTCCAGTAACTCTCTTATGCTATTTATTTGAACTAAACAGTTTGTTTTCATAAATCAGCTGTGCGATGATGAaaatttc includes:
- the LOC106094134 gene encoding translation factor waclaw, mitochondrial, encoding MLKTLKIIQFRRYQIRYQNKFQISACRLYSSQTNPHEDAINNFANLPVERIRNFSIIAHVDHGKSTLADRLLELTGAIKANSGSQVLDSLQVERERGITVKAQTVSIFHNYKNERYLLNLIDTPGHVDFSNEVSRSLAACDGVILLVDACHGVQAQTVANYQLAKNRKLAVVPVLNKIDIKHADPEKVCKDLKNLFGIDPQRVLKVSAKLGTGVPQVLDTIIETIPPPKVDRNSTFRALLFDSWFDRYRGALNLIYILNGKLEIGQDIQSYTTKKVYPVKSISILRPVETEVTCIAAGQVGLIAVNMRNSKESIIGDTLHLKNETCTPAGSFKPQQPMVFAGVFPADQSKHVALRSAIDKLILNDSVVTLKVDSSPALGQGWRLGFLGLLHMEVFCQRLEQEFGAEPIITAPSVTYRIVLKNPKMIKQMGTDTMEISNAALFPEPINIKEYYEPLVKGTIITPTEFVGQIISLCVERRCIQESSVNIDNDRMLMNYIMPLSEIILDFNDRLKSLSSGYASFNYEDHGYHLTNLVRLDIHLNGKPVEELCRIVHVSKAKDIGREMTTKLKETIPKQMVQIAIQACVGSKVLARETIKAYRKDVTAKLYGGDVTRRMKLLRQQSEGKKKMRSIANIQVPHETFINVLKR